From the Chlamydia ibidis 10-1398/6 genome, the window TAAAATTACTGAAGGAATTTGAGCAATTTTAAGTTCTGGAACATCAGCTATAAGTGTTGCTAATCCAGATAAAACAATATTTACCAAGTTTTTGGCACATGTGGCTTGTATACTACTAATTTGTGCATTCGTATCTTGTGGTGCCTCTACGGTAGTTACAGGAGCTTCTGATTCACTGGGAGCTTTGGGAGAGACTTTAGGAGAAGGAAATACCGTATTTTTGGGGTTTAACAACTTTGTGGAATGTAGACCAGCAGCTTCTAGTACAGAACTCAACCGTTTCAGGGCATACAATCCAGAATTTAATTCTTCTATATCTATGGCAGGTTGTGCTTTATGATCGAAATTCGAAAATTTATGATCTAGTTTGATATTGAATAAACTTTCGCCGGAAATAGTGCGCGATCTGTTTTGAATGTGGAAAGAAGACATAGAAATAAACTAATAATAATTTTTTATTTTTATTTTCTTATTTTATTTTATTTTTTTCTACGTTCTCTTTTCCTTTTAATTTTTTATTATTTCTTATATCGTTGTCGGTTTTCTTTTTAAGAAAAGAGGAATATTTTTGTTTTAATTAAAAATAAATTTTTATGTTAATTTTATTAAAAAGTATTGCTTAACAACACTGACTTCGTATGGATATCATTAATAATTACTCCCTTTCAGTATCTTGCGAAAAACTCTCGATGATTATGCCTAGGGGATTATTACATAATCCTCATAGATTAGCAGATAGTACGCTTCATTATGAAACAATTAGAGCAGAACAGTTTATCTTAAGAAGTTTGCTCTATGTTTTAGATTTAAAATCAGACCAACGGTATCGTGAGCTAGTTGACCAACTTCATCGTCACGAGAATAGTCTGGCTGCACAGAGCGCAAAGCCTGTGTCAAGTTATAAGTCAGTGTTATGTTCTGCTCCTACGGAAGCAACAACAGCTCCAGTAGAGAAGCCAGAAGCCCAGCCTATTACAAAAGATCCTTATTACAATGCTACTAAGCAGCAATGGGCACACCAGTTGCTGACAGGGATACAATCTGTAGTTAATCAAATAGTTACCGGACTTACACCCAGTACAGGATCTGGTTCTGGACATACAGGACCTGACGGTGCTCTTAGCGGAAGAATAGCTGCATCTGTAGACCCTAAAAATGTTACTTTGCCAGTAGCACCAGATAGCACACCAACACCAGCTCCTACAGACTTGCAGATTTTTCAAGCTATCCAAACAGAAATAAATCGTTTAGTAAATGCTGGCACACAATTATCAAATCCAGATTTTGATGTTTTATATGGACTGCCTTCCACTATCTTTACAGCAGTCCAACGTGCTACAGCTATCCCTGGAGGGAAAAAAACAGAATATATTAATGAGCTTGCAAAACAATATGGTAACGAAGAGACGCTAGTTCAAGTATTTGCTGATGGTCGCGTAGAAGGACTGCAAGATATTCTGAATGTAGTCTTATCTAAACTATCAGAAGAAGATAGCTCAATATTTGCAGATTTGATAACAGAGTTAGATGAATTACGTACTCAGACAGAAAATTTTGATGAAGCTGGTTTAGCGCGTATTAAGCAAGCGGGCGAAACTCTTACTAACTTGATCAATGAATCTGCACTATCAAAAAATGATAAAGTGGCTTTTGTTCAGAAAATAGTTGCGTTATACGAAGATCAAGTAGCTGCTGTACAATCTTTTCGTATAGTCATGGAAGCCACGGTCTTTGTTAATCAGCATCAGGAAGCTGTTTTTGCGCAGATATCCAATTTAGTTGCCTCCTTAATGGGAACATTTGCTCCTATTGACTTAGGAGCGGTTGCTAGTGAGATTAGCAGTGCTTCCATATCTGCAGCTTTACAAGCAGCTCGTGCAATCAATTCTAGATTTACTGATTTAACAGAAGCGCAGCAAAATCTGGTTAATACAGCAATGAGGCAGTTGGAAACATTTAATGCTGATAAGTATTTAGGGGCAGTATGGGCATATTTTGTTGCTTCTACAGTTTTAGCCAATAAACCTACAGCAACTATGCAAGAGGTTGGTGCTGCGATTACAGCAGAGTCTAAAGAAATGACGGGTTCTACCTTTGCTCTAGCATCTTCTATGGAAAGTGCTATGAAAAAAATTGTTGAAACTAGTGGAAAATTTTACCCGGCACAGGTCGCACGAATAGCAGAAACAGCAGCAGAGGAAGAGCGTGCTTTAGCTTTAGAAGCTCCTGTTGATGGTGCGTCTGAAAATCGTGTTGTTAAGACAGAAGAATTTTATACCATTTACTCACAGATAAGTCAGGCCGCTAAATTAGTGCCAGCTCCTGATACTAGCGCTATCGCTGCTTACAATGCTACAACCAGAATGGGAGCTGTTGCTACAGTTGCTATTAACTATATTTTATTAAACTTTGGTGATACTGGGTTCTTACCTAATATTTCTCAAGCAGCTAAAGCGCAAGCTGAGCCTACAGCTAGAGCATATTTTCAGTTCCGATCGCAATCACAAGTAGAGTTTCAAAAATTGGGTAATGCTGTAGAACAGGCTCAGAATGAAAGTAACCAATTTTCAAGTTTTAAGGATTCTTTGTATAGCGAGCAGTTGTTTGCTCAAGCTGGAGAAACACGCGTACTGCCACTTCCATCTGCTGTAGCCTCTGTATTGATAGATCGCTACATGCCCAAAGAAGTCGATTTTTTAACCAAGATTTATCAGCAATTGTATTATAGCAATATAGGCTCATCGGTAGGCAATGCCATGATTGAGGCTATTTCCAAATATGTTAATGCCGCCACATATTTTAACTTTGGAAGTTATGTAGGTCAACAGCCTGCTGTTGGAGCGGGAGCTTTGCCCTCTGACGGTCAGGGGGATATGTTCCCAGGAAATGCAGATAGTGCGCGCGCAAAATTAAATACTGAAAGAGAGCAGGCAGCTCTATATTTACAGTATACTCAAAATGCTGAGAAGGTATTAGAAGAGCAACTTGCTAAAATAACTGCAGATTCTAAACTTACAAATGAACAGCGCACCCAAATTATCGATAACTTGAATAATTATCGTGATAATTTGAACTCAATTTCTGGTGCTTTGGTATTGTTGCAAAACTATTTAGCACCTTTAGGTGTTACAAATGGTGACGTAGCAGGAACTTTCAAAGTAACAGGAGGTTCTGCTCAATGGCAGGCTCGTTTAGAAATCCTTGAAGATGCTTTGGTTTCTGGATTATCAGGCAGTGCAATTAGCGGAGGAATGTTCCCATTGCAGGCAATGGTACAGTCTGACCAGCAATCTTATGCAGATATGGGACAGAATTATCAACTAGAATTGCAAATGCATCTAACATCTATGCAGCAGGAATGGACAGTCGTTTCCACATCTTTGCAAGTTTTAAATCAAATATACTTAAGCTTAGCTAGAAGTTTAATGGGATAAGTTTCCTCTAAATTTTGTTTCTTATAATGCTTTTGGCATGATTTTCGCTCCTTCTTTTTCTGAGAGAAAATAAGGAGGAATTTCATGCTTCCAGCATCGCAAATACAACAACAATTAGCACGTCTAGAATTTGTTAATGACCAGCTGTACGCCGAATTAGAGTATGTCAACATGTTATTGTGTGCTATAGGTTTCCCCGAAGGGTTAACAACTATTAAGGCAATAGCACATGAAGTTCTTACAGAAGACGAATTTTTAGATTAGTTACAGAGTTTAATACGAAAAAGAGTCGCCTAAGTAGTGCTGCTTAACCATAGGGTTAGTGATCATTTGTGCTGAAGATCCTTCGAAAAAGATTTTCCCATCGATGATTAAATAGCATCGATCTGCAATAGATAGGAGTTCTTTTGCGTTATGATCTGTTATTAAGATGCCAATACCTCGACCGGATAGAATTTTTATCAGGTACTTCACGTTTTGAATAACAAGAGGGTCGACGTTAGCAAAAGGTTCATCGAGTAACAACACGCTAGGGTTGAGGGCTAACACACAAGCAATTTCTAGCCGCCGTCGCTCACCCCCCGATAATGTCCCAGCTTTTTTGTTGAGACACGCAGCTAATTGTAAATCATCGATCAGGGTATCTAAAAGATGCGATTGTTGTTTTCTTGCTTTGTAAATAATCTCTAAAATGCAAATCAGATTTTCTTTTACTGTTAGATCTTTGAATACTGTCGGTTCTTGTGCTAAGTATCCTATCCCTAAACGAGCTCGGTGATCCATAGTTTTTTTGGTCACGTCAGTATTTTTAAAAATGATTTTTCCTGAATCAGGACGAATTAAGCCTACTGTTAAATAAAAAGCTGTAGTTTTTCCAGCTCCATTAGGACCAAGAAGACCAACAACTTCGCCAGGATTTACTTCAAAAGACACATCATTGGTTACCGGTTTTTTATTATATTTTTTAACTAGGTTACATACAGAAAGTATGGGCATAACAAATTATTCTCTTAATAAAGATAGTGACAAAGTTTTCATTCCCCCTTCGATACTTTGCTCGGAAGCAGTAGGGTCTGAATGGATAGGGTTAACATGAAAACGACAATCATACACGTTCAGTGAACAATCTTGATAGTTTAATAATCCGCCGTTGCCTCGAAAAGACATAAGTTTATCTAAATCTTGAGTGTAGATTTGCCCAGAAATCTTAGAGAGTACTTCCTTACACATGTAATTATTAGTCAAATGTAGCTCCATGCATGACTTGTCTATAGAACAATGAAAAAATGTTCTCTCTGGAGAGGTAATTTGTTTATAAACACCTAGCTTTTTAATTTTTAAGAAAGGGGGGGCTTTATCGAAATGTTTATCCATGCAGGATACATCACAAATACTATCCACTTTGATAATAGCGATCATTGTACAACACGCTATTATCAAGATTCCGATAGAGCAGATAAGACCATAAAATAAGAACTTTGTCATGCTGTAGCCATATCGAAAGAACGTACACAGGTATATAATTGATCCCAAATAGGTAATAATTGGGCAAACATATCTAAAGATAACATAGATGCCGCATCACTTTTAGCTTCTTTAGGGTTAGGATGGGTTTCAATAAACAAGCCATCTGCTCCGGCTGCTATGGCAGCACGAGTAAGAGTGGGGATAAACTCTGTTTGCCCGCCACTTTGTGAACCTAATGCACCGGGCAGCTGTACGGAATGGGTGCCATCAAACACAACAGGGAAGCCCGTCCGAGACATGACAGCGATGGAACGCATGTCAGAAACAAGGTTATTATAACCAAATGAACAACCTCTCTCAGTTAAGATTATTTTATTATTCCCTGTGGCAAGAATCTTATCTAAAGGTCCTTGCATATCCCAAGGAGAAAGAAACTGGCCTTTTTTGACGTTTATAATAGCGCCTGTCTCAGCAGCGGCAACAAGAAGATCTGTTTGACGACACAAAAATGCGGGGATTTGCAAAATATCACAGACTTTGCCAGCTTCTAATGCTTCTTCAGGTGAGTGTACGTCTGTTAGGATTTGCACATCGAAAGTCTCTTTAACTTTTGCAAGGATACGTAGCCCATTTTTGATTCCTGGACCGCGGTAAGAATTTATAGAAGAGCGATTTGCTTTATCATAACTGCTTTTAAATACCCAGTGGATACGACTAGAGTAAGGAGAAAGTATGTCGCGAATCCTTTTTGCAGTCTCCAGAATAATAGCCTCGCTTTCTATAACACAGGGGCCAGCAATTAGAAGCATTTTATTTTCGAACATACCCACTCCTTTCTGATAACTAGTAACCTACTATAAAGAAATCTATGGCACTATGGCAACCATATCGAGGACGCATCTTGCTATTTCTTTGTTTTTCAATAAAGGCTAAGCTAGTTTTAATTTTTCTCTATTGGAAGGGGATCAAGCAGTTTTTACGACGTTTATTTTTGGCAAGGTATAATAAAGTAGGCTGCTCTTCAAGGAACAGATATATAAGGATTTTCTAAAGAATCGACTTTTTTATTTTGGTTTTTTCCTGTTCTTTGTACAATTTGGGCGCCGTATCTAGTAGTGTTCGGTTGAGAAACCGAACATCGCTAGTTTTTCTCTAAGCGTTGAACGCTCTCAGGTTAATTTCTGGTGAATAGTGCACAAGTATGCTTTTTCAACGAGTCACTTAGAGTTGTCCTAGCTTCTCTTCTTGGACCGATAGCTCAGTGGATAGAGCATTCGCCTTCTAAGCGAATGGTCGCAGGTTCGAATCCTGCTCGGTCCGATTTTCTAACAACTTGCTTTTCGTCCTATTTGTTTAGATGTTTTTCTGATAAGTTAACCGATCTGAGCACAGCTTTTTGCCTGCGCGTAAATACGCAGGCAAAATAAACATCAGCAATTATTAATCAATAAAGTAAGTAATAGGTGTTGGCTAACGATCTTCAAGGATTTCTAGGCTTACTTTAACGTTATTTCTACTTGCCACAGAAACTAACAATGTGCGGATGGCCTTGATTGTTCGGCCCTCTTTACCTATGACTTTACCAATATCTGTTTTAGCTACCGCTAGTTCATAGATAATCGTATGAGTACCCTGAACTTCCTTAATACGAACTTCTTCGGGGTGATCTACCAAATTTTGAATAATGTAAGTTAAAAAATCTTTCATAGTAATCCTATAACTAAATTCGCGTCAGTCTGTTGAAGAACGGTTAAAAAATCGAACTCAATCTACTTTAATTTTAAAATGTTCCTTTAAATAATAAAACTTTTAAAAGGTTTTTAATAAATAATTAAACCGCGCTATTTTAGTATAAGTTTGTCGTTTTGGAATTCTTTCATTATAATAGAAGTCATATCCGAGGGCAAGGGAGTCGTTAGGGTTACACGTTGCTGATTTAAGGGATGTACAAAGTCTAAGCTATAGGCATGCAATTGTTGTTTGTCAAGACCATAGCTAGCATTAACTGCAGCAAATCCGTATACAGGATCTCCAAGAATAGGTGTGCCTATATGGCGCATATGTACGCGGAGCTGATGAGTTCGTCCTGTTTCTGGGAGCAGAAGGACAAGACTGAGTTTCCCATTGAAATCTAATACCTTACAGTGAGTGATAGCTTCTTTCCCAGTAGGACAGACAGCCATTTCCTTACGTTTTGTTTGATGCCTAGCCAACCCTGTACGGATCTCCGTCGCAGATGGCCTGCCTATACAAATAGCAATGTAGCTTTTCTTTAACTGTTTTTTTGCAAACAACTCACTATAAAGTGTCTTCGCTTGCCGTGTTTTCGCGGTAATTAATAATCCTGAGGTATCTTTATCTAATCTATGAATAATACCTGGACGCCAAGGTTCTTCTGGAAATTCTTGTTTCAAACGCTCCCCAATTTCGTGAAGCAACGCATGGACAATAGTTCCTTTACTATGACCCGGTGCAGGATGGACGACCATGTCTCTCGGTTTATCGATTACTAGGATCATGTCGTCTTCATAGACTTTATTTAAGGGAATAGGTTCGGGCAACAGTTCCGAAAGTTCTTCCTTTTCTTCTAGATAAACACTTACTCTGTCGCCACTAAATAATAATACAGAAGGCTTCTTTTGTACTTTTTCGTTTACGATGACCCGGCCGGAAGCAATGTGTTGCTGATAAAATGCACGGGAATACTCAGCATGCTGAGAGACAAGATACTTGTCCAAACGGCATGGAGAACCCTCATTGACAACGAAAGTAAGATGTTTATTTGACTGCATTATAAATGAAATAGGTGCGAACGAAGAATTTTAGATAATCATAAGTATTTGTTCTAGGTATTTTATATACCTAAGTAGTTGCAAATAGAGGTAAATAATTTTTTATTTTAAAATTCCAGTTTTTTAAATAGGTAATCTTTCTAGAAGGATGTCATTAATTGTTACAAGCTCATATTTCGTGGTAGGTAATACAAGTAAATTATCCGTCGCGGAACAATGGAAAGTGTGGATTAGTAGACTTTTAGTGTTTAAAACAATTTTTTCCCAGACCTCAAAAGCTAGGGGAAAATCCAGTAACTGTTTTCCTAGGTAGTAAGAAGCTTTTATTTTAAAAAGAGATAGATATAGAGGTTTGTTTACCAAAGATATCCAGCGGTTAGGGGAACTAGTAAAACGCTGGATATCTTGTTGAGATAAAGGAAGAACAAGAAAATATGAAATCATTTAATCTTTGTATGTCGAACGCATTTTTTTAGAGGCTTTTTGTGCTCGATCCATATCTTTATGCATGGAACCAAAGGCAGAAATAAGAATAGATTGTAAGAAATTGTCGTACATTTCCTGACCTTTTTTAGGCCCCATTTTTTCAATAAGAGCAGCATGTAGTTGCTCTAAGGTACGAACGGGACCTTCAAAAGTCATATTTGTAGGTGTATTATTATCAAGGCTTGTTCCTTTGATTGTTGACGTTGCCTGTATTTCCTTAGATTTATTGTCGATATAACCTAGTTCCATAATACTCCTCTTATCATCCTAGTTCGTATTTTATAGGGCTAGAGAGTTATTTTGCTACTAGGATAAGGCAAGTTACTATCTAAAGGATTAAGGGCCAATTTTTACTTTTTAAGAAGAGTTTTCTCTTGTTGAGTAAAGGACGTAATCGCCGTCTTCCTTTTGCCTAGATCTCCATAGTCAGCTAATAGACTCTTTAAATATTTTATCGTAAATTTTTTCATATTATTTAGATCTTTTTTCACATTAGCTTGTTTTTTTTCTAGGCCAGCTAATTCTTTAATATATGCTTGTTCATTGAAGCAAAGGATTTTTTTAATCGCTAAGGAAGCTAATTGTGACGTTGCTTCTTTAGAAGGAGGATGAGCAAGATCTTCGATAAATGGCGCTAAAGTATCAAGCACTGCTTGATGTAAATCGTCTTGATTTATCCTACTGTTTAACTTAGCTAACGATTCTCGAACAGCGTCATATAAACGGTGTTTGATAAAAATATATTCGAGAGTCTTGTGATAATGTTCAGAATAAAGTTCCTCATACAAGATTTGCAATTCTCTTTCAAGGTATCCTTGAAGAACTTGGGTATGTAGTTTAAGGATATCCGATACCGTAGTCTCTACAGGCTTATTGTTATGAATAGCTGTAGGTTTTGAGAATAATTCAACTTGACATTCAGTATGTTTATACAGCGAATCTAGGATATCTTTAGCGTAAATTCCTTTTGGAAGTTTTATTTCAATATTAGGCTGATCTGTGGAGAAATCTTGAATGGAATCAATCTTGATAGTTCCGCGTTTGGCAGCGTTCTCTATGGAACGTATAAGAGTTTCTGTAGTTGTAGATGGACAAATTTCTTTGATTACTAAGGTTTTTTGATCGACGATATCTATAGCTGCACGAATAGTAATAGAACCTAAGCCATCTTCGTATTTTCCCGGATCCATAATACCTCCTGAATGAAAATCAGGGAAAATTTGGAAAGGCCGATCATTTAGAATAGCAATTTGTGCTTCTATAACTTCTGAGAGGTTATGAGGAAAAATTTTTGTCGTCATACCTACAGCAATCCCATCAACACCATGGAGTAATAGTAAGGGAAGTTTAGCAGGGAGAATATCAGGCTCTTGCTCTCTACCATCATAGGAATCATGAAATGTTATTAAATCGGTGTTGAACAAGATCTCTTTAGCTAGAGGGCTGAGTCTAGCTTCAATATAACGAGCCGCTGCGTGTGGATCACCAGTGAGTGGGTTCCCAAAGTTTCCCTGAGTCTCAATAAGCAGCCCTTTATTTGCTAAAACGACGAGGGCTTCGACAATAGGAGCATCTCCATGAGGATGTAATGCCATAGTCCTTCCCGCAATATTGGCGACTTTGTGCATTTTTCCATCGTCCATGCGAAAAAGAGTCCATAATAAACGACGTTGCACAGGTTTTAGACCATCAAGAATATGGGGAATAGCTCTTTCTAAGATCACATAAGATGCGTAGTGCATAAAATGAGTTTTAAAAAGATCAGAAACATCATGCATAAGTTATAAATCTGTAATAAGGTTATCCATTATGAATTGCTTTCGCTCTTTCGTATTTTTCCCCATATAAAATTGTAGTAGGGAGGTAAGAGATTCTGGGGAGCTAATGTTTACGGGAGTAAGGCGTATATCAGGACCTATGAAAGTTTTAAATTCCTTGGGAGAAATTTCTCCAAGACCTTTGAACCTAGTAATTTCTACTGCAGACTCTTTTTTACTTAACTTTCGTATTGCTTGAGCTTTTTCTTTTTCAGAGTAGCAGTATAGTGTTTTATCTTTATACCGTACTTTGAATAGAGGCGTTTCTAAGATAAATAGATGCCCGTTCTCTACAAGAGGAAGAAATGTTTGTAAAAAGAAAGTAATAAGTAAATTACGAATATGCATCCCATCTACATCCGCATCTGTAGCGAGAATGATTTTGTTATAACGTAAGTCTTGCGTTCCTGTTTTTGTAATGCCAAGCGCAGTAGCTAAATAAAATAACTCGTCATTTTTATACATTTTTTCTTCTTGAATGGAAAACACATTCATAGGCTTCCCTCTCAAAGAAAATACAGCTTGAGTCAAAGGATTTCTGGAAGCAAGAATAGAAGCCGATGCTGATTCTCCTTCTGTAACAAAAATAGAAGAAGCTTCACCATATAATGAGTGATCAGTGTAATGAAATTTACAATCACGTAATTTAGGAATCTTGTAGTGTAGTTTTTTTTGCTTATCCTTGAGATCTTGCTTGATAAATTGAACATTTTTCCGTGTTTTTTCATTTAATTTGATCTTATCGAGTAGGATTTGTGCGCTTGCTTTATTTTTTTTAAGAGCTTGAACAATCGCAGCCTTAACTTCTTTGACAATTCCTGTACGTATTTGGGTATTTCCTAATTTATTCTTGGTTTGTGATTCAAATACTGGCGAAGCAATTTTGATAGCAATACATCCTACTAAACCGTCTCGGATGTCGCTAGTAATAAATGTTTTCCCAAAGAAATCATTAATACCTTTAACAATACCTTCTTTAAAAGCTGTTAAATGGGTACCGCCATCAATAGTTTCTTGGCCATTGACGAATGAAAAATATTGTTCATTATGTGATTCAATATGAGTAAATAAAAATGACAGTTCAGGACTTTCAAAGACTATAGGAGAATAGAGAGTCGGTTCAGAAACCTCTTCTTCGAAAAGATCTTGAAGCCCCTTTTCAGAAAGAAAAGTCTCATTATTGAAGACAATTTTTAATCCAGGATGAAGATAGGTATATTGGCGGATCTTCTTCTTTAAAAACTCATGATTAAAGGCAAAGTTTTCAAAAATAGAAGGATCTGGAGAGAAGGTGATTTCTGTACCATCACTATCTTTGGTAGACCCTTGTTGATTTTTTTGTAATTCACCTTTATTGAAATTTGCCTTGTGGTATTTTTTTCGTCGTACCGTACGCACGACAAATGTTGCAGATAAAGCGTTTACGGCTTTTAATCCAACCCCATTAAGTCCTACAGAAAAATGGAAAACATCCTGAGTGTACTTGGCTCCCGTATTAATTTTAGAAACACATTCGATTAACTTACCTAAAGGAATTCCTCGTCCTTGATCTCTCACTGTAATGGTATGCGCGTTTGCAGTGATGACTATATCTTTTCCGTATCCCATGATGAACTCATCAATCGAGTTATCAACGACTTCCTTAAACAAGGTGTATATTCCGTCTTCGGGCTGAGAGCCATCACCCAACCTACCGATATACATTCCTGCTCGTAAGCGGATATGTTCGAGAGAGGCTAGAGATATAATACTAGCTTCAGAGTATGTTGCCATAATGCGTTCTTTCAGTGAGTTTTGGAGAAATATTTATTTCTAAGACGATGTTTTTTCGTGGGTTTTCTTTTGGCAGAACCCCAGACCAGCCATACTGAGGATAGGAGTATTTCTCAATACTAGCTCTCGATGCGAGAAAGATAAGAATACTCTAAGTAGTTCTCCCACAACTTTTCTCGATGCTACGATATTTTTTTTTCTCTAGCAAGGCAAATAGACAATGGATAAATAAAGCAAATGATTTGCCGTTGGTTTAATTAGAATTGAAAGATAGCAGACATCCTTTCTGGAACAAGTTGCTAGACTTATTATGCCATAGTTTTTCGTATTCCATAAAATTAAAAACTAAAAAATGTCCAAAATATTTGATGTCACAACTTTTATAAGTTAAATGTAAAAACGGTTGTATTAGAAAATGCCATGTCGTAGATCTTTATGCGTTCAGCTAGGGTAGATCTATGACTGTTAAATTTAGTAAAAGCTGTGAGATAGCATTCATGATGAAAATATCTTAAAGTTTTTTTGGATTGCGAAAACAGCTTTTGTTACTCTATTTATTTAGTTTTCATCACGATGTGTTTCTCTACTTGTTCGGAGAAATTTTTGGAAATGACCTTCTAAAAAGACAAGAACATCTTACATTAGAAGTTAGTGATTATGTCTTGAGTAGATTTTCGATTTAAAATATCCCTTTGGGGTGCATGCTTGTAAATGTTTAGCCGTTTATATGTTGAGATCGGACCAATTCTCTGTTTTCAACTTGTAGAGGCTATCGCAGATATTTCCTGTTTGTCGTGATTGGGAAGTTCAATAGAAAAACAACTTGCTTATGATTCTTGGTGTTGTCGGAGTTAGTTATCGTGAGGCTGCTTTACAAGAGAGAGAAGCAGTAATTAATTTGCTCGAGGATTTTGAAAATCAACCTGATCTTGTGCAAAGATTTTTTGGAGATAATGGATCCTTTGTTCTTTTGTTAACGTGTCATAGAGCAGAGATTTATTACTTTGCCGATAGTTTTATAAACCCGCAAACCGAATTAATTTCTAGAATAGCTTCTTTAGGCACATGCCCTTATGCTTACCAAGAACTTGATTGTTTTGCTCATTTGTTTGCTGTTACTAGCGGCGTGGATAGTTTGATCTTTGGGGAAACAGAGATCCAAGGTCAGGTCAAGCGTGCCTATATGCGTAGCCAAGCTATGCGAAATTTACCTTTTTCTTTACATTTCTTATTTCAAAAAGCTCTGAAAGTTGGTAAAGATTTTCGTTCCCAAACAACTTGGTGTTATTCTTCCGTAACTATGGAAGCGGTTGTTCAGGAAATGCTTGTTGATTATAAGAAGTCTACGCACGATAAATTGTTATTTAT encodes:
- a CDS encoding DNA topoisomerase IV subunit B; translation: MATYSEASIISLASLEHIRLRAGMYIGRLGDGSQPEDGIYTLFKEVVDNSIDEFIMGYGKDIVITANAHTITVRDQGRGIPLGKLIECVSKINTGAKYTQDVFHFSVGLNGVGLKAVNALSATFVVRTVRRKKYHKANFNKGELQKNQQGSTKDSDGTEITFSPDPSIFENFAFNHEFLKKKIRQYTYLHPGLKIVFNNETFLSEKGLQDLFEEEVSEPTLYSPIVFESPELSFLFTHIESHNEQYFSFVNGQETIDGGTHLTAFKEGIVKGINDFFGKTFITSDIRDGLVGCIAIKIASPVFESQTKNKLGNTQIRTGIVKEVKAAIVQALKKNKASAQILLDKIKLNEKTRKNVQFIKQDLKDKQKKLHYKIPKLRDCKFHYTDHSLYGEASSIFVTEGESASASILASRNPLTQAVFSLRGKPMNVFSIQEEKMYKNDELFYLATALGITKTGTQDLRYNKIILATDADVDGMHIRNLLITFFLQTFLPLVENGHLFILETPLFKVRYKDKTLYCYSEKEKAQAIRKLSKKESAVEITRFKGLGEISPKEFKTFIGPDIRLTPVNISSPESLTSLLQFYMGKNTKERKQFIMDNLITDL
- a CDS encoding glutamyl-tRNA reductase, which translates into the protein MILGVVGVSYREAALQEREAVINLLEDFENQPDLVQRFFGDNGSFVLLLTCHRAEIYYFADSFINPQTELISRIASLGTCPYAYQELDCFAHLFAVTSGVDSLIFGETEIQGQVKRAYMRSQAMRNLPFSLHFLFQKALKVGKDFRSQTTWCYSSVTMEAVVQEMLVDYKKSTHDKLLFIGYSDINRKIAAGLKSHGYKNITFCSRCEIHTPYHTIKRHQLSFRDPYDVIFFGSAEVAEDFVDLSLRSLASIPNRLVFDFNVPRTFTFTESSNGLICLDMDFISERVQKKLQCSRLSGNKESPFLTLAAKKQWEVYEKKCSHMYLEQVAASQPKLLIL
- a CDS encoding DNA gyrase subunit A, with protein sequence MHDVSDLFKTHFMHYASYVILERAIPHILDGLKPVQRRLLWTLFRMDDGKMHKVANIAGRTMALHPHGDAPIVEALVVLANKGLLIETQGNFGNPLTGDPHAAARYIEARLSPLAKEILFNTDLITFHDSYDGREQEPDILPAKLPLLLLHGVDGIAVGMTTKIFPHNLSEVIEAQIAILNDRPFQIFPDFHSGGIMDPGKYEDGLGSITIRAAIDIVDQKTLVIKEICPSTTTETLIRSIENAAKRGTIKIDSIQDFSTDQPNIEIKLPKGIYAKDILDSLYKHTECQVELFSKPTAIHNNKPVETTVSDILKLHTQVLQGYLERELQILYEELYSEHYHKTLEYIFIKHRLYDAVRESLAKLNSRINQDDLHQAVLDTLAPFIEDLAHPPSKEATSQLASLAIKKILCFNEQAYIKELAGLEKKQANVKKDLNNMKKFTIKYLKSLLADYGDLGKRKTAITSFTQQEKTLLKK